The following proteins are co-located in the Rippkaea orientalis PCC 8801 genome:
- a CDS encoding 5'-nucleotidase C-terminal domain-containing protein, which produces MNNILIKYPLILLPFVSSLILSSPAEAQFTLSIFHNNDGESQLLQNGNEGGAASFITLLNSLKAQANADPNIDATLTLSSGDNFLAGPEFNASLTDGIFYDVRVLNAIGYDAIALGNHDFDFGPDLLANFISSPDFSQPVPFLGANLDFSGEPSLQALVDSGRIAASTIVNKGGEDIGIIGAITPSLPAISSPGNVLINPDLTGIIQTEINALEALGVNKIILISHLQSINEELALIPQLSGIDVVIAGGGDDLLANPSDPLLPSDQGSGAAGLYPLTALNLDGITVPVVTTAGEYKYIGQLEVTFDNLGEVIGFQGGPVRNFQGDPNTTPDPTIVSTVVDPVQASIDALDANVIATSEVDLNGRRGSFSSGEPGVRTVETNQGNLIADAILWQATQLAPSLGLPTPNVALQNGGGIRNNSIIAAGDITELDTFDMLPFSNFLSIVPDISPTQFKEILENAVSRVQNTDGRFAQIAGFEFIYDISATAQTVDNNGNVLTPGDRIRSVQLSDGTVIVENGTVVAGAPNLNIATIDFLARGGDQYPLRGASFTNLGVSYQQALANYITQELQGQILASQYPEGGSGRILEIQQIPTPVPEPSALLGLLFMGGTAILVKKKG; this is translated from the coding sequence ATGAATAACATTCTCATCAAATATCCCCTAATTTTATTGCCGTTTGTCTCTAGTTTAATCTTGAGTAGTCCAGCAGAAGCTCAATTTACTCTCTCAATTTTTCATAATAATGATGGAGAATCGCAGCTTTTACAGAATGGTAATGAAGGAGGAGCAGCCTCTTTTATCACCTTATTAAATAGCCTGAAAGCACAAGCTAATGCTGACCCAAACATTGATGCTACTCTGACCCTTTCTTCGGGGGATAATTTTCTAGCAGGTCCCGAATTTAATGCGAGTTTAACCGATGGAATTTTCTATGATGTTCGTGTCTTAAATGCCATTGGTTATGACGCGATCGCTTTAGGTAATCATGATTTTGATTTTGGACCTGATCTGTTAGCTAATTTTATTAGTAGTCCTGACTTTTCCCAACCCGTTCCTTTTCTGGGAGCCAACCTCGATTTTTCAGGAGAACCTAGCCTACAAGCGTTAGTCGATAGTGGCAGAATTGCCGCCAGTACTATCGTGAATAAAGGAGGCGAAGATATTGGGATTATTGGAGCAATTACTCCTAGTTTACCGGCCATTTCTAGCCCTGGAAATGTCCTCATCAATCCCGATCTCACGGGAATTATACAAACAGAAATTAATGCTCTCGAAGCCTTAGGAGTCAATAAAATCATCCTAATTAGTCATTTACAATCGATAAACGAAGAATTAGCTCTCATTCCTCAACTTAGTGGAATTGATGTTGTCATTGCTGGAGGAGGAGACGACTTACTCGCTAATCCTAGTGATCCCCTACTCCCTAGCGATCAAGGATCAGGAGCAGCCGGTCTCTATCCCTTAACAGCCCTTAATCTAGATGGGATCACGGTTCCAGTTGTAACCACCGCAGGGGAATACAAATACATTGGTCAATTAGAAGTCACCTTTGATAACTTAGGGGAAGTCATCGGTTTTCAAGGGGGTCCGGTCAGAAATTTCCAAGGCGACCCCAATACTACCCCCGACCCCACCATTGTCTCAACCGTGGTTGACCCGGTGCAAGCCTCTATTGATGCCTTAGATGCCAACGTTATTGCCACCAGTGAAGTTGATCTCAACGGACGTAGAGGTAGCTTTAGTAGTGGTGAACCCGGGGTGAGAACGGTTGAAACTAATCAGGGAAATTTAATTGCTGATGCGATTTTATGGCAAGCGACTCAACTCGCGCCTAGTTTGGGTTTACCGACTCCCAATGTTGCCTTACAAAATGGGGGAGGAATCCGCAATAATTCGATTATTGCTGCGGGAGATATTACGGAATTGGACACTTTTGATATGCTACCTTTTTCTAATTTTCTCTCCATTGTTCCGGATATTTCCCCAACACAATTTAAAGAAATTTTAGAAAATGCGGTTTCTCGAGTTCAAAATACTGATGGTCGGTTTGCCCAAATTGCCGGGTTTGAATTTATCTATGATATATCAGCAACGGCTCAAACTGTAGACAATAATGGCAATGTTTTAACCCCAGGCGATCGCATTCGTTCGGTTCAATTGTCTGATGGTACAGTTATTGTAGAGAATGGGACTGTTGTTGCCGGTGCACCTAATCTGAACATTGCTACCATTGACTTTTTAGCTCGTGGCGGCGATCAATATCCCTTGAGAGGCGCATCTTTTACCAATTTAGGCGTTAGTTATCAACAGGCTTTAGCTAACTATATTACCCAAGAATTACAAGGGCAAATCTTAGCGTCTCAGTATCCCGAAGGGGGAAGCGGAAGGATTTTAGAGATTCAACAAATTCCAACTCCTGTGCCTGAACCCAGTGCTTTATTAGGATTACTTTTCATGGGAGGAACTGCTATTTTAGTCAAGAAAAAAGGTTAA
- a CDS encoding GNAT family N-acetyltransferase: protein MIEIFVEPTEVAIAVLSKEKIDHAANVMAGAFATDPLGSYLLPDARNRLDVMRWFWCEALRHSHPHGRTYTTAPEILGIASWLPPGVRRKMFWGLWLSILQTLYRVGWRSTHRLFALLEFTEMLRVRHCPSPHWYLDGLAVTPESQGRGIGSLLLQPVLDLADEEEQACCLYTSTERAVRFYQRQGFVVCEEARFQTEAPPLWLMVRSPKDLN, encoded by the coding sequence ATGATTGAAATATTTGTCGAACCTACCGAAGTGGCGATCGCTGTACTCTCAAAGGAAAAAATCGATCATGCCGCTAACGTGATGGCTGGTGCTTTTGCTACTGATCCCCTTGGGAGCTACTTACTCCCTGACGCTCGAAACCGGTTAGATGTGATGCGCTGGTTCTGGTGTGAAGCTTTGCGTCACAGTCACCCGCACGGACGGACGTACACCACCGCTCCCGAAATTTTGGGTATTGCCAGTTGGTTGCCCCCTGGTGTGCGAAGAAAAATGTTTTGGGGCCTGTGGCTATCGATTTTGCAAACATTGTATCGTGTTGGTTGGCGGAGTACCCATCGCCTGTTCGCTCTGTTGGAATTTACAGAAATGCTGCGGGTACGCCATTGTCCCTCACCCCATTGGTATTTAGATGGACTGGCCGTCACCCCCGAAAGCCAGGGACGGGGAATTGGCAGTTTGCTGTTACAACCTGTGCTAGACCTCGCCGATGAGGAGGAACAGGCTTGTTGCTTGTATACTTCCACAGAACGGGCGGTGCGTTTCTACCAACGCCAAGGGTTTGTCGTTTGCGAAGAAGCTCGTTTTCAAACTGAGGCTCCTCCCCTATGGTTAATGGTGCGCTCACCTAAAGATTTGAATTGA
- a CDS encoding TetR/AcrR family transcriptional regulator has product MSESPSLAGGMRRKPQQARSQERVNRILDVAEDLFARQGYAATTTNAIAAQAQVPIGSLYQFFPDKTAILQALALRYGEMLHQELVIIDEAEAATLSLADYVNQLIDTTDRFFTDNPSYYAIFMEVQGKIRELEEIDEATDAKLIQHLAGSLASRNARLEPVDCEAIAFVLVKAIGTLLWLALGQEKPFRQRLVVETKRLAFEYLQSYFSFLPNPS; this is encoded by the coding sequence ATGTCTGAAAGTCCATCACTCGCTGGCGGAATGCGCCGCAAGCCACAGCAGGCTCGTAGTCAGGAGCGGGTCAATCGCATTCTGGATGTGGCAGAAGATCTGTTTGCCCGACAGGGTTATGCTGCAACGACCACCAATGCGATCGCGGCTCAAGCTCAAGTTCCCATCGGGTCGCTTTATCAGTTTTTCCCAGATAAGACCGCGATTTTACAAGCTTTAGCTCTGCGCTATGGGGAAATGCTGCATCAAGAGTTGGTCATTATTGATGAGGCTGAGGCAGCCACACTTTCTTTGGCAGATTATGTGAACCAGTTAATTGACACTACCGATCGTTTCTTTACTGACAACCCCAGCTACTATGCTATTTTCATGGAGGTTCAAGGAAAGATACGCGAATTGGAAGAAATCGATGAGGCAACCGATGCCAAGTTGATTCAGCATTTAGCGGGTTCCTTAGCCAGCCGTAATGCAAGATTAGAACCTGTTGATTGTGAGGCGATCGCCTTTGTGCTGGTTAAAGCGATCGGCACGTTACTGTGGCTTGCCCTTGGTCAAGAAAAACCGTTTCGGCAGCGTCTAGTGGTAGAAACGAAACGACTCGCTTTTGAGTACCTACAAAGCTATTTCTCGTTCCTCCCTAATCCTAGCTAA
- a CDS encoding HdeA family protein yields MKRIKALLSILVLTTVISGVGTSSSQAQENSGEMTVNLMEVTCRELFKASAEDKDLILVFYHGLVTAKKNQMVIDRTQLEQATDKITDYCIDNPKATLMTVFEKYR; encoded by the coding sequence ATGAAACGCATTAAAGCATTATTATCTATCTTGGTACTAACAACAGTTATTAGCGGAGTAGGAACAAGTTCTAGTCAAGCACAAGAAAATTCAGGAGAAATGACTGTCAATTTAATGGAAGTAACTTGTCGAGAACTTTTTAAAGCATCAGCCGAAGATAAAGATTTGATCTTAGTCTTTTACCATGGATTAGTTACGGCTAAAAAGAATCAAATGGTTATCGATAGGACTCAATTAGAACAAGCCACTGATAAAATTACTGACTATTGTATTGACAATCCAAAAGCAACTTTAATGACAGTTTTTGAGAAGTATCGTTAA
- a CDS encoding 2-isopropylmalate synthase, which translates to MSNQPDRIIIFDTTLRDGEQSPGASLTVEEKLTIARSLARLGVDIIEAGFPYASPGDFEAVQKIAQTVGTEDGPRICGLARATQKDIQTAAEAVKPAAKGRIHTFLATSDIHLQYKLKKTRQEVLAIVPDMVAYAKSLVDDVEFSPEDAGRSDPEFLYQVLERAIAAGATTINIPDTVGYTTPSEFGALIGGIKQNVPNIDQAIISVHGHNDLGLAVANFLEAVKNGARQLECTINGIGERAGNAALEELVMALHVRRQYFNPFLGRPPESTEPLTNINTKEIYRTSRLVSQLTGMMVQPNKAIVGKNAFAHESGIHQDGVLKNKLTYEIMDAESIGLTHNQIVLGKLSGRNAFRTRLKELGFELSDTEINNAFLRFKEVADKKKEITDWDLAAIVNDEMQQAPELFRLELVQVSCGDHACPTATVTLRTPDGQELTDAAIGTGPVDAVYKAINRVVQVPNELIEFSVKSVTAGIDAMGEVTIRLRYEDKIYSGYAANTDIITASARAYISALNRLYGSIQDQSATEVTKSEVAAI; encoded by the coding sequence ATGAGTAATCAACCTGATCGGATCATCATTTTCGATACCACCCTAAGAGACGGGGAACAGTCCCCCGGCGCAAGTTTAACGGTTGAAGAAAAACTGACCATCGCTCGCTCCCTTGCACGACTGGGAGTTGATATCATTGAAGCGGGTTTTCCCTACGCTAGTCCGGGGGACTTTGAAGCTGTCCAAAAAATCGCCCAAACCGTCGGCACTGAAGATGGACCGAGAATCTGCGGCTTAGCTAGGGCAACCCAAAAAGACATTCAAACCGCAGCAGAAGCGGTTAAACCCGCAGCGAAAGGACGCATTCACACCTTTTTGGCCACTTCTGACATCCATTTACAGTACAAACTCAAGAAAACCCGTCAAGAAGTCTTAGCCATAGTCCCTGATATGGTGGCCTATGCGAAAAGCTTAGTGGATGATGTGGAATTTTCTCCCGAAGATGCCGGACGCAGTGACCCCGAATTTTTGTACCAAGTTCTTGAAAGGGCGATCGCGGCTGGTGCAACCACCATTAATATCCCCGATACTGTCGGTTATACCACCCCTAGCGAATTTGGCGCATTAATCGGCGGGATTAAGCAAAACGTCCCCAATATTGACCAAGCGATCATCTCTGTCCATGGTCACAATGACCTAGGGTTAGCCGTCGCTAATTTCCTCGAAGCGGTCAAAAACGGAGCCCGACAACTCGAATGTACCATCAATGGCATCGGAGAACGGGCAGGTAATGCAGCCTTAGAAGAATTGGTCATGGCCTTGCACGTTCGCCGTCAATATTTTAACCCCTTCCTCGGTCGTCCGCCCGAATCCACGGAACCCCTAACGAATATCAATACCAAGGAAATTTATCGCACCTCCCGTCTAGTCTCCCAACTAACCGGGATGATGGTACAACCCAATAAAGCCATTGTGGGTAAAAATGCCTTTGCCCATGAGTCCGGCATTCACCAAGATGGGGTACTCAAAAATAAGTTAACCTACGAGATTATGGACGCAGAATCCATCGGATTAACCCATAATCAGATTGTTTTGGGTAAACTTTCAGGACGTAACGCTTTTCGGACTCGGTTGAAGGAATTGGGCTTTGAATTGTCCGATACGGAGATTAATAACGCTTTCTTGCGGTTTAAAGAAGTCGCTGACAAAAAGAAAGAAATCACCGACTGGGACTTAGCAGCCATTGTGAACGACGAAATGCAGCAAGCCCCCGAATTATTCCGTTTAGAATTAGTCCAGGTATCCTGTGGTGATCACGCCTGTCCTACTGCTACCGTTACCTTGAGAACGCCTGATGGTCAAGAATTAACCGATGCAGCCATTGGAACCGGTCCGGTGGATGCAGTTTACAAAGCCATCAACCGCGTGGTTCAGGTTCCTAACGAGTTAATTGAATTTTCGGTGAAGTCTGTTACGGCCGGCATTGATGCCATGGGAGAAGTGACTATTCGTCTACGCTATGAAGACAAAATTTACTCAGGCTATGCAGCGAATACCGATATTATCACGGCTTCAGCACGGGCTTATATTAGTGCGTTGAATCGTCTGTATGGATCAATTCAAGACCAGTCAGCAACAGAAGTTACTAAGTCAGAAGTCGCGGCTATTTAG
- a CDS encoding DUF1350 family protein yields the protein MEANFKFIPLDFSWVALHPQPIGVVQVIGGAFFGTFPTIFYRYLCQQIFNQGYTIVAIPYRFTFRHWSVSIGLVRDLVNLRIMMLEEAKRRGYEYQIYQEKPTDPKGNYYWLGHSLGSKYIALLELLTELEFKAIEDVLGDCVGEDQQTEIKQDLQDVDLESISLKNQAILLLAPAITGIEAAIPVKAIADLMKKLGLDVKPNVEQTHCLILRSRLFNLFSLIALAKDNIAKDTVTWIKANLSDRLIQCIELPNRGHLAPLGWKNGDTQLATKVIECLEQFKQKCDQIAEHSTVKTPSTELETNPIKTQS from the coding sequence ATGGAAGCTAACTTTAAGTTTATTCCGCTCGATTTTAGTTGGGTGGCCTTACATCCTCAGCCGATTGGTGTCGTTCAAGTGATTGGGGGGGCTTTTTTTGGGACATTTCCGACAATTTTCTATCGCTATCTTTGTCAACAAATCTTTAATCAAGGTTATACAATTGTAGCGATTCCCTATCGATTTACTTTTCGTCATTGGTCTGTTTCTATTGGGTTAGTTCGAGATTTAGTAAACCTACGAATTATGATGTTAGAGGAGGCAAAACGACGGGGTTATGAGTATCAAATCTATCAAGAAAAACCGACTGATCCCAAAGGTAACTATTATTGGTTAGGACATAGTTTAGGATCGAAGTATATTGCGTTGCTGGAATTATTAACTGAGTTAGAATTTAAAGCGATTGAAGATGTTTTAGGAGACTGTGTTGGTGAAGATCAACAAACTGAAATTAAGCAAGACTTGCAAGATGTTGATTTAGAATCCATTTCTTTGAAAAACCAAGCTATTCTCTTATTAGCCCCGGCTATTACGGGAATTGAGGCAGCAATTCCTGTTAAAGCTATCGCTGACTTGATGAAAAAATTAGGGTTAGATGTTAAACCCAATGTCGAACAAACCCATTGTTTGATTTTACGCAGTCGCTTATTTAATTTATTTAGTTTGATAGCCCTTGCTAAAGATAATATTGCCAAGGATACCGTAACTTGGATCAAGGCTAATTTATCGGATCGTTTAATTCAATGTATTGAGTTACCTAATCGTGGACATTTAGCCCCTTTGGGTTGGAAAAATGGGGATACTCAATTAGCAACAAAAGTGATTGAATGTTTAGAACAATTTAAACAAAAATGCGATCAGATTGCGGAGCATTCTACCGTAAAAACCCCATCAACAGAATTGGAAACAAACCCCATCAAAACACAATCTTAA
- a CDS encoding FAD-dependent oxidoreductase, whose product MKKNNQDNPQQLRGFCPGKDNKINRLKRVIATLSLSFFCGESILLTLPGMAATPRQTDETISCDVLIVGAGMAGSAAAYESLLAGRTVCLTDISDWVGGQISSQGNSALDEGNKQRSLQLFPRGYQLLRDRITRAYGTLNPGDCWVSDSCFLPNHAHQLLYRQLKDAELTGRGQLRWLPNTVIKELQLSKDGKQIQGAIAIQHSNKVGTPPLNSEPLSATIDDAYNYQNSQRFNKKIIQLSPKSQQKSQKANWFVIEATETGELVALADIPYRLGLDPRSHWNPSSPTEKGDPYCTQGFTYTFAMQQTEEAQPQYKPSFYDQYAPYYGYDPDRRFAHFELVFTYRRIWSPKKGKPLRAGRMTVNRPTPGDISMQNWLWGNDYRPGTSQDNLVYTRDQLQQTGQLKPGGWKGGLRQETLRKGEELAHGFYYWLVAGSSDSRLGYGIKKLHPNNRFLRGLDSPMGTVHGLSKYPYIREGRRIIGRPSYDHPEGFAINEIDISAKDYWNDLSRTDVSRSLYENVRNTIIRLEAKKVNVSNRPAYLMTRRTHATVYDDSVGVANYMIDFHPCMVLSPPEKPGNRERLEVRVAHGGSHPAQIPLRALIPQKIDNMIVAGKSIATSHIAAASYRVHGFEWSVGAAAGNLATLALERNTLPYEFVDNLPNHEPLLQELRQRLEMAGNPTIFPETILSRLSSDR is encoded by the coding sequence ATGAAAAAAAATAATCAGGATAACCCTCAACAATTGAGGGGGTTTTGCCCTGGAAAAGACAACAAAATCAACAGACTAAAAAGGGTTATCGCCACGTTATCCCTCAGTTTTTTCTGTGGAGAATCAATCCTATTAACCCTACCTGGAATGGCTGCTACCCCCCGTCAAACCGATGAAACCATCAGTTGTGATGTATTAATTGTTGGGGCAGGAATGGCCGGATCAGCCGCCGCTTACGAATCGTTATTAGCGGGACGAACTGTCTGTTTAACCGACATTTCCGACTGGGTAGGGGGACAAATTTCCTCTCAGGGAAACTCCGCTCTCGATGAAGGCAACAAACAGCGATCGCTACAACTGTTTCCTAGGGGCTATCAACTGCTACGCGATCGCATCACCCGCGCTTACGGAACCCTCAACCCTGGAGACTGTTGGGTCAGTGATAGCTGCTTTCTGCCGAACCATGCCCATCAACTCCTCTATCGGCAGTTAAAAGATGCAGAACTGACGGGAAGAGGACAACTGAGATGGTTGCCCAATACGGTGATTAAAGAACTACAATTGAGCAAAGACGGCAAACAGATCCAAGGAGCGATCGCCATTCAACACAGCAACAAAGTGGGAACCCCTCCCCTGAACAGCGAGCCCCTATCTGCCACCATTGACGATGCCTACAATTACCAAAATTCCCAACGATTCAATAAAAAAATTATTCAGTTGAGTCCTAAATCTCAGCAAAAATCCCAAAAAGCCAATTGGTTTGTCATTGAAGCCACAGAAACTGGCGAACTTGTTGCCTTAGCCGATATTCCCTATCGCCTGGGTTTAGATCCCCGTTCCCATTGGAACCCCTCCTCCCCGACTGAGAAAGGCGATCCTTACTGTACTCAAGGATTTACCTATACCTTTGCGATGCAACAGACAGAGGAAGCTCAACCCCAATATAAACCATCTTTTTATGATCAGTATGCCCCCTATTACGGTTACGATCCTGATCGCAGATTTGCCCATTTTGAGCTCGTTTTCACTTACCGACGGATCTGGAGTCCCAAAAAAGGAAAACCCCTTCGGGCGGGACGCATGACCGTTAACCGACCGACTCCTGGGGACATTTCCATGCAAAATTGGCTGTGGGGCAACGACTATCGCCCTGGAACCTCCCAAGATAATCTGGTTTATACCCGCGATCAATTGCAACAAACCGGCCAACTCAAACCGGGTGGATGGAAGGGAGGGTTACGGCAAGAAACCCTACGCAAAGGGGAAGAATTAGCCCACGGATTTTATTATTGGTTAGTAGCCGGAAGCAGCGACTCACGCTTAGGATATGGGATCAAAAAACTCCATCCTAACAATCGATTTTTGCGCGGGTTAGATTCCCCCATGGGAACGGTTCACGGGTTATCGAAGTATCCCTACATTCGCGAAGGACGACGCATTATTGGACGACCTTCCTACGATCATCCCGAAGGGTTTGCTATCAATGAAATTGATATTTCTGCTAAAGATTATTGGAACGATTTGTCTCGTACCGATGTATCCCGTTCTCTCTATGAAAATGTTAGGAATACTATCATCCGTTTAGAAGCAAAAAAAGTCAATGTGAGCAACCGTCCTGCCTATTTGATGACTCGACGTACCCACGCCACCGTTTATGATGATTCTGTCGGGGTTGCTAACTACATGATTGATTTTCATCCCTGTATGGTGTTGTCCCCTCCCGAAAAGCCGGGGAACCGCGAACGCTTAGAGGTACGAGTCGCCCACGGCGGATCTCATCCTGCCCAAATCCCCCTACGCGCGCTAATTCCCCAAAAAATCGATAATATGATCGTAGCGGGGAAAAGTATCGCCACTAGCCATATTGCTGCCGCGAGTTATCGAGTTCATGGGTTTGAGTGGTCTGTGGGGGCTGCTGCTGGAAATTTAGCGACTTTAGCCCTAGAACGCAATACCTTACCCTATGAGTTCGTGGATAATTTACCGAACCATGAACCTTTGTTACAGGAACTGCGTCAACGCTTAGAAATGGCGGGCAATCCGACGATATTTCCTGAGACAATTCTATCGCGTTTGTCTAGCGATCGCTAA
- a CDS encoding COR domain-containing protein translates to MGQLTNLSYLDINSNQLSELPPEIGQLTNLSYLYLQSNQLRELPPEIRQLTKLNILDLRGNSLPIPPEILEKIYEPATILNYYFAEKKKPLNEVKMLLVGQGSVGKTSLMKRLLDNHYNPQENQTEEINIRDWKLEINDQTIKVNVWDFGGQEIMDATHQFFLTERSLYLLVLDARLGEEENRLEYWLKIINSHSNSSPVIVIGNKIDQHTLDIDRKGLKDKYPKIITFLETSCQNNQGIDQVKKTIIKVINDNLNHVYDLLPLTWFNVKAKLETLKKQGLDYTEYSEYTKICRLETITEDKEQKLLIYLLHHLGVILNFQDDPRLNSNNVLNPEWVTNAVYKIINNRDLIIEDKGVLSLNKLTDILNRQRYPCQKHLFIIDMMEKFELCFEMDSDKKYLIPDIIPKEEPETGEWDNSLCFQYHYPVYINSIISRFIVRSKDYIAKNTYWRTGVVLQNKEGNKALIKADREDKTIFIKVKGNENTKRSFLSIIRSEFEVIHKSLPGLEPEIKEYIALPQDETKPISYRYLLQLEQAGKETFLPEGYDQDVNVSNLLNGFESESRRQKRQSELYKDIHINIHQNQHNTMSNNNINQSHSGSGDNIGHDKTSLNINPSSFSDTQPTKDNTKALNFNTTWVIIGSIVALIGIIIGIITTFGIPSIKFEKLEPSQPSTSTNN, encoded by the coding sequence ATCGGACAACTGACCAACCTCAGCTACCTTGATATCAACTCTAACCAATTGAGTGAACTCCCCCCCGAAATCGGACAACTGACCAACCTCAGCTACCTTTACCTCCAGTCCAACCAACTGAGAGAACTCCCCCCCGAAATTAGACAACTGACTAAACTAAACATACTCGATTTACGGGGTAATTCTTTGCCTATTCCCCCTGAAATTTTAGAGAAAATATATGAACCTGCTACTATTCTTAACTACTATTTTGCAGAGAAGAAAAAGCCTCTCAATGAAGTTAAAATGCTGTTAGTCGGACAAGGAAGTGTCGGTAAGACTTCTCTAATGAAGCGTCTGTTAGATAACCACTATAACCCCCAAGAAAACCAAACCGAAGAGATTAATATTCGGGATTGGAAACTAGAGATCAATGACCAAACCATTAAAGTTAATGTTTGGGACTTTGGGGGACAGGAAATTATGGACGCAACCCATCAATTTTTCCTGACGGAACGGAGTCTTTATCTTTTGGTTTTAGATGCTAGATTAGGGGAAGAAGAAAACCGTCTGGAATATTGGCTAAAAATTATTAATAGTCACAGTAACAGTTCTCCTGTTATTGTTATTGGTAATAAAATTGATCAACATACCCTTGATATTGATCGGAAAGGGTTAAAAGATAAATATCCTAAGATTATAACTTTTCTAGAAACTTCTTGTCAAAATAACCAAGGAATTGATCAGGTCAAAAAAACAATTATTAAGGTTATTAATGATAACCTAAACCATGTTTATGATTTGCTGCCTTTAACTTGGTTTAACGTCAAAGCAAAATTAGAAACATTAAAAAAACAAGGATTAGATTATACCGAATATAGTGAGTATACAAAGATTTGTCGATTAGAGACTATTACTGAAGACAAAGAACAGAAATTACTGATTTATTTATTGCATCATCTGGGAGTTATTCTTAATTTTCAAGATGACCCTAGATTAAATTCTAATAATGTTTTAAACCCCGAATGGGTGACAAATGCTGTTTACAAAATCATCAATAATCGGGACTTAATTATTGAAGATAAAGGAGTGTTATCCTTAAACAAATTAACCGATATACTTAACCGTCAACGCTATCCCTGTCAGAAGCATTTATTTATCATTGACATGATGGAAAAATTTGAGCTTTGCTTTGAGATGGATTCTGATAAAAAGTATTTAATTCCTGATATTATTCCCAAAGAAGAACCCGAAACTGGAGAATGGGACAATAGCTTATGTTTTCAATATCATTATCCTGTTTATATTAATAGTATTATTTCTCGTTTTATTGTCAGAAGTAAAGATTATATCGCTAAAAACACTTATTGGAGGACAGGAGTCGTTTTACAAAATAAAGAAGGTAATAAAGCATTAATCAAAGCAGATAGAGAAGACAAGACAATATTTATTAAGGTTAAAGGAAATGAAAACACCAAACGCAGTTTTTTAAGCATTATTCGTTCAGAATTTGAAGTTATTCATAAATCTTTACCTGGATTAGAACCCGAAATCAAAGAATATATTGCTTTACCTCAAGATGAAACAAAACCCATCTCTTACAGATATTTGCTACAATTAGAACAAGCTGGAAAAGAAACCTTTTTACCTGAAGGTTATGACCAAGATGTTAACGTCAGTAACTTACTCAATGGTTTTGAATCAGAATCTCGTAGACAAAAACGCCAATCAGAATTATATAAAGACATTCATATTAATATACATCAAAATCAACATAATACTATGTCAAACAACAATATTAATCAATCTCATTCGGGTTCAGGTGATAATATTGGACATGATAAAACCAGTCTAAATATTAATCCTTCATCATTTAGCGATACGCAACCAACAAAAGATAATACTAAGGCTCTTAACTTTAACACAACATGGGTTATTATTGGTAGTATTGTGGCTTTGATTGGTATTATTATTGGAATAATTACTACTTTTGGTATACCCTCAATTAAATTTGAGAAACTCGAACCCTCTCAACCCTCAACCTCGACTAATAATTAA
- a CDS encoding leucine-rich repeat domain-containing protein: MTDIFELIQQAKANNSTTLYLSSKQLRELPPEIGQLTNLSYLSLHSNQLSELPPKLDN, encoded by the coding sequence ATGACTGACATTTTTGAACTCATCCAACAAGCAAAAGCCAACAACTCAACAACCCTTTACCTCTCCTCTAAGCAACTGCGTGAACTCCCCCCCGAAATCGGACAACTGACCAACCTCAGCTACCTTTCCCTCCACTCCAACCAACTGAGTGAACTTCCCCCGAAATTAGACAACTGA